In the genome of Podospora pseudocomata strain CBS 415.72m chromosome 2 map unlocalized CBS415.72m_2.2, whole genome shotgun sequence, one region contains:
- the SPE2 gene encoding spermidine resistance protein (BUSCO:EOG09263LNF; COG:T; EggNog:ENOG503NUFX): MTSTNVTNSAAAEETQLTINHEITADLDSTNAFEGPEKLLEVWFAPSAKTLPPGVKENGLKSVSPSIWEGMLDMVNCKVLSIVNSDHVDAYLLSESSMFVFPHKLILKTCGTTTLLLGLRRLLRIAAIDAGFPFHNVKTLEDERVAATPHRVFYSRKNFLFPDRQQGPHSSWKEEVKFLDELFENGSAYLVGRMNADHWYLYMTSPTTSTLTPPRTPSSSTGGSPTRSAKIPTGIVAPCVGSLDDNDDETLEILMMDLDQDLAKQWYLEDSDKSVEGHALGTVISNKCGLAEVYPTSVYPEARIDSYLFTPCGYSANGVIPAPTKSSDDAASRAAHYFTVHVTPEPICSYASFETNVPSGQNGRQTSEVIDHVINIFRPGRFTVTLFQTKNKPATPSDGADVEDKQRSLVKQTVDRIDGYRRIDRIIHEFEDYDLVFRYYERDGWTGTKKAMVGEDF, encoded by the coding sequence ATGACTTCCACCAACGTCACCAACAGCGCCGCCGCTGAGGAGACCcagctcaccatcaaccacgaGATTACCGCTGACTTGGACTCCACCAACGCCTTTGAGGGACCCGAGAAACTTCTCGAGGTCTGGTTTGCGCCGAGTGCCAAGACTCTTCCTCCTGGGGTCAAAGAGAATGGCCTGAAGTCGGTCAGCCCCTCCATCTGGGAGGGCATGTTGGATATGGTCAACTGCAAGGTCCTGTCCATCGTCAACTCTGATCACGTTGACGCCTACCTCCTTTCCGAGTCTAGCATGTTTGTGTTCCCCCACAAGCTTATCCTCAAGACCtgcggcaccaccaccctgttGCTGGGCCTGCGCCGTCTTCTTCGCATCGCTGCTATCGATGCCGGATTCCCTTTCCACAACGTCAAGACACTGGAGGATGAGCGCGTTGCCGCCACACCTCACCGTGTCTTTTACAGCCGCAAGAACTTCCTCTTCCCTGATCGCCAGCAAGGCCCCCACTCCAGCTGGAAGGAAGAGGTCAAGTTCCTGGACGAACTGTTCGAGAATGGTAGCGCCTATCTGGTCGGTCGCATGAATGCGGATCATTGGTATTTGTACATGACCTCACCTACCACTTCGACCTTGACCCCGCCGAGAACCCCTAGCTCTAGCACCGGCGGAAGCCCTACCCGCTCCGCCAAGATCCCCACAGGCATTGTGGCGCCTTGTGTGGGATccctcgacgacaacgatgaCGAGACACTCGAGATCTTGATGATGGATCTCGACCAGGACCTTGCCAAGCAGTGGTATCTGGAGGACTCTGACAAATCTGTGGAGGGCCATGCTCTCGGCACTGTCATTTCCAACAAGTGTGGTCTGGCTGAAGTTTATCCCACCTCGGTCTACCCCGAGGCTCGCATCGACTCCTATCTTTTCACCCCTTGCGGATATTCCGCCAACGGTGTCATTCCTGCACCCACTAAGTCCAGCGATGATGCTGCCAGTAGAGCTGCGCACTACTTCACTGTCCATGTCACCCCGGAGCCCATTTGCTCATACGCTTCGTTCGAGACCAACGTGCCGAGTGGCCAGAATGGACGCCAGACTTCCGAGGTCATTGACCACGTGATCAACATCTTCCGACCTGGTCGCTTCACTGTCACCCTATTCCAGACCAAGAATAAGCCGGCGACCCCTAGCGATGGCGCTGATGTCGAGGACAAGCAGAGAAGCTTGGTCAAGCAGACAGTGGACCGGATTGATGGATACCGCCGCATCGACCGCATCATTCATGAGTTTGAGGATTATGACCTAGTTTTCCGC